AGGCACCTCCGATGCGCGGTTCCTCAAGGATTTTTGCCCGGTTATCGAATTCGGGCTGAACAACGCCACCATGCACAAGCGTGACGAGGCGGTGGTTCTTGCCGATCTCGACACTTTGGCGCGGATATACCGGCGCGTGGCGGAAGCAGGCCTCAGCAGATGACCGTTCGGCCCGCTTTGCTGCTGAAAAGACGATAAGGGTCCGGGAGGGGACAACGATGACAGACACTGTCGATGCAGTCGCCACGGATGCCCCGACCAACCATGGCGCTCTGCAATGGCGCCTGCTGATCGGCTTTCTGGCCGGGCTGATACTGGGGCTGGGTGTCTATAGCCTGATGCCCGGTGCACCGTGGGTCGATACGGTGGTTACCTATGTCACCGGCCCCATTGGGCAGATTTTCCTGCGCCTGCTGTTTATGCTGGTGCTGCCACTGTTGTTTTCGGCTTTGGTGATCGGCATTGCCGAAATGGGTGAGATCCGGGCTTTGAAGAAAGTCGGGATCATCACGCTGGTCTATACCGTGATCGTATCCGGGATCGCGGTGCTGCTCAGCCTCGTGCTGGTGAACCTGATCCAGCCCGGAAAGGGTGTCGATCCCGCAGCCGCGCGTGAATTGCTGGCACAGGGGCAGCAGAGCGCTTCGGGGATCATCGAAAGTTCCGCAGGCAAGGCGCCGATGGGCATGGATGCCCTGGTCAGTCTGGTGCCGTCGAATGTCATTTCAGCGATGTCGAACAACGATATTCTCGCCGTGATGTTCTTTGCCCTGTTTTTCGGCATTGGCCTGCTGCTGGTGCAGACCCGGCGCACACAGACTCTGAAAGACGCGATTGAAGGCGTGTTCGAAGTATCGATGCGCCTTATTGCGATTGTCATCCAACTCGCACCGATTGCGATCTTCTGTTTCATGTTCAACCTGGCGGCGCAGTTCGGCTGGGATCTGCTGTTCAAACTGGCGGCCTATGTCGGTGTCGTGTTGCTGGCGCTGGCGCTGCAGATGTTCGGCGTGTTTTCACTGCTGTTGCAGTTTCTGGCGAAGAAAAGCCCGATCCGCTTCTTTCGCGAAATCCGCTCCGCCATGCTGATGGCGTTCTCCACCGCCAGTTCCAATGCGACATTGCCCACCGCCCTGCGGGTGGCTGACAGCGAACTGAAGCTCCCGCCCAAGATCGCGCGCTTTGTGCTGACGATCGGGGCAACGGCGAACCAGAATGGCTCGGCCATGTTCGAAGGGGTGACCGTGCTGTTTCTCGCCCAGTTTTTTGGTGCGGATCTCAGCCTGTCAGACCAGTTCTTCGTCATGCTGGTCTGCATTCTGGCAGGCGTCGGCACGGCGGGTGTTCCGGCCGGAACGCTGCCGGTGATTGCATTGATCCTGGCCAGTCTCGATGTTCCGCCAGAAGGGATCGGGCTGATTCTCGGGGTCGACCGGTTCCTCGACATGTGCCGCACCACAGTGAACGTGGTGGGCGATCTGGTGGCCGCCACGGTGATCACCCGGATCAGTGGAGAGGAGGCGGAGGGCGATCAGCCAGCCAGCCCGGAGGCGACCTGACCTGCCCCGACCGGTCCGGTCATACCGCGCGGGCTATCGGGTCTTTTCCAGTTCGACCGGAATGAACATGCCCAGCCCGCACCCGGCGCCGCGTTCCAGCGATCCGGCGGTGTTGCGCAGGACGAAAATCACGTCGGTGTTGCACAGCTGCGAAAGCGACGTTTTGTAAGTGAACGACTTC
This genomic window from Caenibius tardaugens NBRC 16725 contains:
- a CDS encoding dicarboxylate/amino acid:cation symporter, which translates into the protein MTDTVDAVATDAPTNHGALQWRLLIGFLAGLILGLGVYSLMPGAPWVDTVVTYVTGPIGQIFLRLLFMLVLPLLFSALVIGIAEMGEIRALKKVGIITLVYTVIVSGIAVLLSLVLVNLIQPGKGVDPAAARELLAQGQQSASGIIESSAGKAPMGMDALVSLVPSNVISAMSNNDILAVMFFALFFGIGLLLVQTRRTQTLKDAIEGVFEVSMRLIAIVIQLAPIAIFCFMFNLAAQFGWDLLFKLAAYVGVVLLALALQMFGVFSLLLQFLAKKSPIRFFREIRSAMLMAFSTASSNATLPTALRVADSELKLPPKIARFVLTIGATANQNGSAMFEGVTVLFLAQFFGADLSLSDQFFVMLVCILAGVGTAGVPAGTLPVIALILASLDVPPEGIGLILGVDRFLDMCRTTVNVVGDLVAATVITRISGEEAEGDQPASPEAT